Proteins encoded by one window of Drosophila melanogaster chromosome X:
- the CG1463 gene encoding uncharacterized protein, isoform A, with the protein MADETSTKTRTMRLGMCEVCAAKEACYACPKCEVKTCSLPCVQIHKKELNCDGQRDRTKFVPLSEMTSREFMSDYCFLEECTRYAENRKSDPCKRFTHDQRNLPVTQHRMRMAAKKRNINLRLQLENFSRHKENTTYLNWKLGRFHWRIEWLFANIPYEASLPRNVTRFVDKECNEELTLPDLVAKYVDLRHETAREQRKLLANHQTAGIGQLSFWLRAEGVRRSSTRCYLLDSTKTLAENLVGKTIVEFPTILVTYDPKPPGGYEAIDSSEEFEEEHEEQVPVTKPGTSSNAVAEDLDDSHDVYYKLAAAFAGEDVSETEDDEEFEALYRQSVVL; encoded by the exons ATGGCCGATGAGACCAGCACTAAGACCAG AACTATGCGCCTGGGAATGTGCGAGGTGTGCGCCGCAAAGGAGGCCTGCTACGCATGTCCCAAATGCGAGGTGAAAACATGCAGCCTGCCCTGCGTCCAGATCCATAAGAAGGAGCTCAACTGCGATGGCCAGCGGGATCGCACCAAGTTCGTACCGCTGAGCGAGATGACCTCGCGGGAATTCATGAGTGACTACTGCTTCTTGGAGGAGTGCACACGCTATGCAGAGAATCGAAAATCCGATCCGTGCAAGCGATTTACCCACGACCAAAGGAATCTCCCAGTGACTCAACATCGCATGCGGATGGCAGCCAAGAAGCGTAACATTAATCTGCGCTTGCAACTGGAGAATTTCAGTCGGCACAAGGAGAACACCACGTATCTAAACTGGAAACTGGGACGATTCCATTGGCGTATAGAGTGGCTGTTTGCAAATATTCCATACGAGGCAAGCCTTCCCCGGAATGTAACTCGATTTGTGGACAAGGAATGCAATGAGGAGCTCACGCTGCCCGATCTGGTAGCCAAGTATGTGGATCTGCGGCACGAGACGGCACGGGAACAACGCAAACTGCTGGCCAACCATCAGACTGCCGGTATTGGTCAGCTGAGTTTTTGGCTTAGAGCCGAGGGCGTGCGACGCAGCTCTACGAGGTGTTATCTCCTGGACTCGACCAAAACGCTGGCCGAGAATCTAGTCGGCAAAACCATCGTGGAGTTTCCCACCATTTTGGTCACCTACGATCCGAAGCCACCAGGAGGATATGAAGCCATCGACAGCA GTGAGGAATTCGAGGAAGAGCACGAAGAGCAGGTGCCTGTAACCAAACCAGGAACATCCTCCAACGCAGTTGCGGAGGACTTAGATGATTCACATGATGTGTACTATAAACTGGCTGCAGCATTTGCTGGTGAAGATGTTAGTGAGACTGAAGACGACGAAGAATTCGAGGCACTCTACAGACAAAGTGTTGTACTGTAG